Within Fusarium fujikuroi IMI 58289 draft genome, chromosome FFUJ_chr08, the genomic segment ATTCGTTCTCTCCCAGACTTAGCCTCTTACCATATTGATCAAATTTTCAACCCCCAATGTACCTTTGCTAAAGCCCCCAAcatcctcaccaccaaaatcACTATCTCCGTACAGGATCTACAGTTCTGTCCTATCTGCAAGGCTAATCGTAAGGAATTACCACTCTTGGTCATGCATGCATTATGCCATGCCGGCACTAAGCCCACATGAACTCAATCTTGCCTGCTTCGCCGCATCACCGCCTTAGTCGCGGTATTCCCCGGGTTGCTTAATCGAGACCAGgatttttttaaaaatcaTTTACCACCTTCCTAGCTAGGCAGTCCTCGGATGTTTGACCAAGTTGGAAGAATGACATGCGAAAATCATGCAAAGGTTCCATGGAGAGTGGCCAAGGAATTTGTGGTCAAAACGCGGTTTTGGTAAGTGGGATAAATATTGTTCTTCATGTGATTATTACAAATACTCGGCTTAAGGGGAGAGTACGCGTTCAGGAGTGGCCCAGACAATTTGCATTGCGCCTTGATCTGCTGATGTTGGGTTTTATCTTTTTCATCGAGATCCACTGTGGGGAGAAGTGCCGTGGTCTATCACCACATTAGGAAAGCGGGAAAATTCCTAGAACGGGCTATCCTAGCAAAAGCGTTGTCAGAGAAATAGAGATTGATAAGCATGGCGGTTGTATCTCGGCCTATCTCTCCTTCAATTAGGTATGTTGTTCAGCTTGTAAGTCGAGGACCTTCATCAATGCTTCCTACCAGCAATGGATACTGCCAAAGACATAGCCGATGATAACCCTCTCGCCGAAAGCAGTTTTTCGGTCGATGATGCATCACCAAAGCCTATTCCAAATGGCGGGTTACTCGCATGGCTGCAGGTTGCGGGCTCGTTTTGCCTCTACTTTTGTACTTGGGGTAGGTAATATCACCAATACACACCAGGCGGATACTGACAAATTGCAGGGCTGATCGCAAGCTTTGGAAGCTTTCAAACCATCTATGAGCGCGACGAACTGTCAAATCATACACCGTTCCAGATATCAGTCATCGGCTCTCTGCAGACATTTTTGATGGTCTTCTCAGGGTTCATAGTTGGCCCGATCTATGATTCTGGCTACTTTCGACACCTTCTGGTTGTCGGCTCtaccttcatcgtcatcggaACTGTACTTCAAAGTCTGAGTCAAAAGTACTGGCAGTACCTTCTCACTCAAGGCCTCATGATTGGTATTGGCGCCGGTTGTCTATCGATCTTGAGTGTTGCTATTACTTCGCTATGGTTTACTACAAAATTGCCCTTGGTCAATGGACTCGCAGCTTGCGGTAGTGGACTTGGAGGGTAAGACAAGACTGTTCATCCCCGTTGCTATCTCTCTGACGTGATGCCAGTGTTCTTCTCCCAATTATGATACGGGAGCTCAATGCGCAGACAAGCTTGCCCTGGGCGACGAGGGCTATGgctttgctgctgttggttctACTCCTGTTTTCCAACCTCGTGCTTCGCCCAGGGCCGAACCCCAGTGGGCCAGCTCAGCGAAGGCAACTCCTTGACAAGACGGCTTTCACAGACTGGCCGTATGTTCTCTTCGTGGCTGGGTGTTTCTCTGTCTTTTTAGGCATGTACACGCCGTTCGTTTACGTCCAAAGCTACGCTCTAGACAAAAGAATCGCGTCGACCGATCTTGCAGGGAATCTGCTTGCAATTCTGAACAGCAGCTCAATCTTTGGCCGCATCCTACCAGCTTTTCTCGCACAAACTCTTGGACCTATGAACACTATCATCAGTGCAGCAGTCTTACTTGCCACGACAAGTCTGTGTCTCATCTCAGCAACTAGAACTCCACGATTGCTTGTTACCGTCATCAGCCAAGGCTTTTTCACGGGTTCCTTCTTCGCTCTTCAGCCGACCATTTTTGTCAGGCTGACTAGCGATCCTCGAAGAATCGGAACCAGATTTGGTATGGCCTTCTCGGTCATGTCTGTTGCGCTGCTATTCGGTCCGCCTGTAGGAGGGGCCTTGCGAAGGAGCATGAGCTATACGGCAGCTTGGGTTTGGGCTGGGCTGACTGTTTTCTTCGGAGGCATGTTAATCCTTTGCAGTAGATTGCTGAAGGATAAGAAGTCTTTGATAGTCTGATCTGTGGACTGGAAGCCTATTCATAGACTTTGTACGGACAAGCCGCCCGAGGCAAGTTGAATGAAATGAAAGACCATTGCGAACACAATTTATCGGACAAGTTATAATCTTTACAACCGTATGCATGCCACTGAGTTATGAAGGCAtagtcttgatgatcttggaaTCTACTTAGAATACCCGGGATCCACCAAACCAGGTCTCCTTCACCTCAGCTTTCAGCAGCGTCTTAGGATCCCATTCcatatcaacaacaataaaGTCAGCCAGTTTCCCAGGCGTCAAGCTTCCAACACGATCTTCAGCAAACACGCTTCTAGCTGCACCTTCTGTCGCCGCGACAAACGTCTCGCAAAGCCCTAACCTAAAGTGCTCGTGTACTATCTTGGGATTCTCTGGGCTTTTAGAGGACTGGCGGTTGATAGCAACATGGAAGTTATGCATAGGCGACCATGGTGACGTAGGGCTATCAGTACCAATCGCCATTAAGGCACCTGCATCAGCAAACTCACGGTACGCAAAGGCTCTTTCATATCGCTCTTCTCCAATGAGTTCAGGCCACATTGTCAACGCTGTTGGGTCAGCATGAATCGGTTGTATGGATGCTGTCAAACCAAGTCTTCCAAGCCTCTTGGAGTCTTCTGGGGAAACAAGCTCCAAGTGCTCAATTCTATGCCTTCGGCCTGGTGTAGCGTGTTTCTCAATAGCATTTATAGCCATTCTCACAGCCCCATCGCCAATAGCATGTAAGGCGACTTGCAAGCCACCAGCATCAGCCTCTCTGACCACGGGCTCCAGGAAGTCAGGCTCCCAGATTGGCGGCGGGCTTCCTGCAGTGGTATACGGTTCAGACAGGTAGGCAGTGCATGCGTCGACAATACCATCAGTGATGACCTTGATTCCAACAAGTCGAAGTTCAGGACTTGTTGACGAGTTGTACAACTTGCTCAGCTCAATTGCTCGCTGCACTTGCTTTGAGTTTTGTTCAAGGTTGGCGGTTGGTTTGATGAGCCAGTGAGCTGCTATCCGTAGCGACAGATTGGGTTCTGTTTCTTTGAGTGTGACTAGAGCGTCCCATGCTTCTTCGTCCATGGCCATTTCTACTGCGCCAGTGTAGCCAGCTGCGTTATACTCTTTTACGGCAGCGCGGATCGCCTCTATTCGTTCATGCTTGGGAGATGACTTTGCTTGAAATGGCCAAACTGTACAGTGCGGTTAGTCAGTCGGTCCAAAACGGTGATGGCAGCGGTGCACTCACTGATGGACATCATGGCGCCTTCATCTAAAAGGCCAGATGGCTTTCCATCTGCGTCACGATAAATCTTGCCGCCGGCTGGATCTGGCATGTCTtgaacctcaagctctttcAGAGCCGCAGTATTACACCAGCAAGAGTGCAAAGAGCCCGCATCGACAAAGATAGGCCGAGGATCGAGATCATCCAGCATGGCAGCCGTAACTCCGCCGGGCGTCATGTAATGCCTCCATCCTTTGCAAAGGATAGTCGGTGTGTCTGGATTCTCGGCAGCGTACTTTTTGATACATGATCGGATGTCTTCAAGTGAAGTACATCGTGACAGATCAAGCTTTCGAAGGGACTGACCGAGTAGGAGGAGATGCATATGGCCATCAATGAAGCTGGGGAGGACGACACGCTGATCAAGATCGCGCACTTGAATGTCTGAACCCAAATTCTGGGGGATATCATCACGAGACCCGACTACGACGATCTTGTCGTCTTGGATGAGCATGCAGTCTGAGAAATGGGCGTTGCCATTGAGGCCTGTCTCTGTCTTGGACAGGATGCGGCCGTTGACGAATAATGTTTTGGCCATTGTCTTGGGGGCTAAGCGACAGGCGATGCAATCTTTGAAGAGTTATAAGGCTGTGAGatcaaaagagaaagaaaatatCTGAAAGCGTTGCGATGTTTGAGGGTAGAGAGTCGTATTATCAGTGTCGTCTGATCTCCTCTACCCCAATTGAATTCCGAGCTTCCTTCCCAGTGTGCGATCCCCATTGCCCCCCATAATAAAGTCGTTGGTTTGGCCTTTTGGCCAATTAGCATTCCCAGAGATAAAGCACCGACTCGACCGTTTGTTCCCCGCTCAGGCCCCAACGAATGGAATCCCCAGTTTCCCCATTTCCGAGCGTGTCTGATGTTGATACTGACCTAAAGCCCTACAGCAGCAAGCACGCACTAAGTATCTCGCCCTTCATACCACGTCGCTAAACACTGGATCGGAAAACAGTGGCTTAAGAGCCCAAGCTCGGTTGTTGTATAACCGCTCAAACTGGGAATTGGCCGATCAGTCACCGAGCTTGGCAATTGACGATGTGATTGGAATGTTCTTATCGCGTGGAGCTCTCGCGTGTTGACGCTCTTCTCCACGGGCTTATCGGTCCAATGGATTGGATATACAGTACGTGCTTGCTTTTTCGACGATATAATAAGCATTATATCCCCAGTTAAGTTGACTTCTTCCACCTTCTTACTGCCAAAGACTTCACCTGTCAGCTTTTGTGTTCGTTCACTAGTCATCCCAAGATCTCAAAGCACTCCTACGTTATCGTTTATTAGAAGCGTTGCGCGGTTCAGGGTGATATATCTGAAATCAATTTGTACTCAACTACTTATACAAGACAGCAAGGAAAAAAGGTAACAAGAGAGAGTGATAACATTAACCGCCCTTTCCAAATGCAGGATAAGAAGGTGTACTAGAGTCACAAGCAAATCTAACAAAGTATTTGCTCGATGATCCAGAGCCATTGACGATGACAGTACCGTCCGGAGCTGTGACAGTAACTATCATGGAATAGTCTCCTTGAGCATTAGCCCAGAAAACCCGGAATGGCGTATAAGTGCCCGCTGTCAGCTGTATATTGAAAGTCTTGGAGCTGGAAGGCCCTGATGAGTAGTTCTGGTCCAGATCTGCATTGGCACGTGTCCACGATGATAACGCCTTATTGCCGAACCAAACCAGTGTAACCTCGTCGGAGTATGGGACAACAACAGAGTAAGTACCATTGATAGGCGCATATAAGTATGCCCGATGGTTAACAGCCTTATACTGCCATGTCTGACTTGGCGAACCAGGATAGATAACCTGGGCGGGACCCGAGTTTCCTGCCTTTACTCCTCCTGGTTCTGTAATGCCTATAGAACTTGTGATACCAGTGTAAGTGGGTGTAGCTGTACCAAAGTACGCTACGTTGAGGGAAGAGTAGTTAGGCGGATCAGAGTTGTAGTACGAGTTGGTATAGATAGCGTATTCCAGACCACCGTTGTTACATGTTTGATCTGCAGCCTTGGTTCCAACTGCGGGAGCGACGACCACCACGGTGGCAGTCTGCCCGGCGGAAGCGGGAGTCCCAGTGGATGTGCTGGCGCTTGAGACAACAGTGGTATAGCTAGTTACTGTGGTGTATGGCTGGGGTTTCTGCATAACCACTGTAGCAACGCCTCCAGGAGATGTTGGGGATATGGTAGTCGTTCCAGTTGCTGTGAAGGTGCCCCAGGTTGTGGTGGTCGTATAGGACTGGGGTCGTTGAACAACAACAGTAGCAACGCCGCCCGGAGATGTTGGGGATATGGTAGTGGTACTAGTGGCTGTGAAGGTACCCCAGCTTGTAGTAGTTGTGTAGGACTGAGGCAAATCCACGACGACAGTAGCTACACCGCCTTGGTACGCCGGTAACATTGTGGtggttgatgctgctgtaAAGCTGCCATAGTTGGTCACAGTCGTATAAGGCTGGGGTGATTCCACAACTACAGTCGCTACACCGCCCTGAGATACAGGAGCCATGGTAgtggttgttgctgctgggtAGGGGCCATAGCTGGTCACAGTCGTATATCTTTGGGGCACCTCTACTACAACACTAGCAACGCCACCTGGATATGCCGGTTCATGAGTGGTTGTCATAGCTGATGGGTAGGGACCGTAACTAGTTACAGTCGTGTATGGCTGAGGACTCTCGATAAGAACAGTAGCCACGCCTCCAGGGCCAGTAGGTGACAATGTTGTAGTAAGAGGTTGAGTCCAAGAGCCATAACTAGTGACAGTCGTGTATGCCTGCGGACTCTCCACAAGAACAGTGGCAGGATCTCCGGGATTAGCCGGTTGGTTGGTCGTAGTCAGAGGAGCAGTCAGGCCATCGACATAGGTTGTGATAGTTGTGTATACCAGAGGGCTCTCAATGATAACAGTTGCAGGATCCCCAGGATTCGCAGGCTGGTTGGTTGTGGTCACAGGAGCAGTTAAGCCGTCAACATAAGTCGTCACAGTTGTATGTCCCAACGGGCTCTCAATAATAACCGTAGCAGGATCCCCAGGACCGGCCGGTTGACTTGTCATAGTCTGGGGTGCAGTCAGACTATCAACATACGTCGTGATAGTTGTATATGCCAGAGGGCTCTCGATGACAACAGTGGCCGGATCTCCTGGATTAGCAGGTTGATTGGTCGTGGTGATAGGAGCAGTTAAGCCATCAACATAAGTTGTAATCGTCGTATGTCCCAATGGGCTCTCAATAATAACCGTGACAGGATCTCCGGGATTAGCGGGCTGGTTTGTCGTAGTTACAGGCGCAGTGAGATCATCGATATAGGTCGTTATAGTTGTGTAGGGCTGAGGGAGACCAACGACTACAGTCATCACATCACCTGGATTAGACGCCGGTAAGGTTGTAGATGCCGGGCCTGCGAGGCCTGGAATATAGCTTGTGACTGTCGTGTAGGACTGAGGcatatcaacctcgacagTGGCAAACTTTCCTTGAACATCGGGTGAGTATGTTGTAGTCTCAGCTGTAGTCAGACCATCTTTGTAGCTCGTGACGGTTGTATAAGGTTGGGGGAGATCGACTTCTACAGTTCCGACCTGCCCTGCAACAGAGGGCGGGTATGTTCTAGTGGTGGCTGCGGTGAAAGCGCCATAACTAGTGAATGTAGTGTAAGGCTGGGGGAGATCTACCAGCACGGTAAGAGTTGGGCTGGACCCATCACCGCTTTGGGTTGTTGTCGAGGCAGCTGTGACACTTCCATATCTCGTGGTAGTCACGTACAACTGCGGATCAAAGATAACGACAGTACCTGTTTCCCCAGGAGCAGATGGAGCGATTGTTGTAGTTGATTCAGCTGTAACGCCTCCATACGAAGTAACGGTCGTATAAGGTTGTTGCATAATAACCAAAACGATACCTGTCTGGCCAGGAGACGGGGGAGGCGAGGTGTACGTGGTGGCAATTGAGACGGCGCCATACGACGTGATGGTCGAATATGGCTGCGAGTTGAAGACTATCACGGTGCCTGTCTCTCCCGGGATAGATGGAGCTATTGTCGTTGTGGATTCAGCCGTAACACCTCCGTATGAAGTAACGGTCGTGTATGGCTGTGGATCAAAGACCACCACGGTGCCAGTTTGACCCGGGATAGATGGAGTCATGGTAGTTCTGGATTCAGTCGTATAGCCTCCGTACGAAGTAACAGTTACATATGGCTGTGGATCAAATACCAATACGGTGCCAGTTTGACCTGGTGCAGATGGAGCTATGGTAGATGTCGATGCAGCTGCAAAATCGCCAAATGAAGTCACAGTCGTATATGGCTGTGGATCAAAGATCACTACAGTGCCCGTTTGACCTGGGGTGGAAGGGGATATTGTAGATGTCGATGTAGCTGTAAATTCTCCAAAGGAGGTGACGGTCGTCCACTGATAAGTCTGGTACACGATAACAGTGCCTGTTGCATCTGGGGCAGTTGGAGATATGGTAGATGTAGAGTCAGCTGTATATTGTCCATAAGACGTGATGGTAGTCCATTTGTAAGGTTCATATACCATCACAGTGCCTGTCTGCGCTCCAGGATCTGGTGGTAGAGTGGTTGTGGACGGGGCTGCGATTCTTGGATCGTGAGAGGTGACGGTCATCCATTGATAGGCCTTATATACAACAACGGTGCCCGTTGCGCCTGGAGCAGTTGGATACACAGTATTTATTGACGCTGCCATGACACTTCCATAGGAAGTGACTGTAACCCATGGATCTGGCTGGTATATTACCACGGTACCTGTTTGGTCTGGAGAGGGTGGTGATATAGTCTTTGTAGATGCAGCTGAGATTGTTGCGTCATAAGAGCTGACTGTCACCCATTTGTATGCCATATACATGACTACTGTACCGACATGACCAGACGCAGAAGGCCACATAGTTGTTGCATGGTCAGATGGGGCGGTAGGATCATAAGATGTGACGGTCTCCCATTCGTATGGGTTATAGATAACAACAGTACCAGTTCCGCCAGGAGCACTGGGAGTTATTGTACTCGTGGCAACAGCTGTGATCGAGCTATCATAGGATGTCACGGTAACGTATTGAGCTAACGAGCTCGGTACCACAATCACCACCGTACCAGGACCAGATCCTGACGGGGACTCAGTGATGGTGTAAGTACCAGTTTCGGTGCCGGTACCAGTGCTCGTGATGGTGGTGTAGTCAATCGGGGTATCCGAGGTCATTTGAGACCTGGGGGCCATGACCCAAACCGTTCCTGTGTCACCAGGTCTAGTTGGAGATTGCGTGCTGGTCATAGTTGCAGTACCAGTTCCTTGAGTGGTCATTGTAGTCCATGGCACTGTAGGATCTGAAGCAGTGGTGGAGCCGTCCTGAGCAAGAATCTTATTCATAGGTGCAGGAAAGCTACTAGTGTCCTGGCCCACTACTGTAGAACCTGAAGAAGTGGCAGGGCCATCCTGGGCAGAAGTCTGGATCGTAGGAACAGCAGTACTCTCAGTATCTTGGTCAATTGCTGTAGGATCTGAATTAACGGCTGAGCTTTCGGACTCGGATGGAGATGAAGTCAAGGCCGGAGCTTGGGAGACAGGTGCCTTTGTATCGCCTTTCCTGTAGCCTTGCATTCTGACGATCACGGTTACTATGTCGCATGGATTTTGGGTAGGCAGAGTGGTTGTCTCAGGCGCAGATATCATACGGTCAGTCGATGATAAAATAGTTACATGGCTCTCTACCATGACAGTCCCACATGATGGCTGACGGTCCGCGAGGGGAATGTTGTATGTCGTGTTTGGTTCACCATGTCCATAGAGGGTAGGGGGAACGTAGGAATCATCACTTTGAAGGAGAAATGTACTGCAGACATTAGCTAAAGAAGGCCGGTGAGAAATCCCTACACGTCATACCTTGTCAAAGTGTCGTACAAGGTATTTGATCCGTCAATTATCTCGATGGGCTGTGTCTGAATGGCCCGCTTGCCTATCAATGTTGCATCGGATCCTGAGCCTAAGAAGGCCAGGGCTGAGAAGCCCACCATGCGGCGACGCGACATGATGAAGGAGCGTAGGGGAAAAGAAGCTTGTCAATTGGCTGAATAGTGACGAAAATGAATGGATTTTCAGTTGGTGAAGCAAAATGCTGGAAGAAAGGAATGGAACaaggaaataaataaatagcacAATGTGAAGGAGCAGGCCTGAGACCAATCTGAAATCTAGCTTTGATCATGAGGCACCATCGGCAgaacttattttattttagttcATCCACCTTGATCATTCTCATCGACAGTAAGAATGGGTGAAGCTTCGGTAGGCTCTTTAGTGCGGTTCCGGTGCTTGCGAAAAGATTCGAGACCGCGTGCAGTGTCCGACCCGATCCAGGAGTGCTGAGCAACCATGTCCTCGGCTAGCTCGGCAATCTCTTTGCCGCAGCAAGAAATGATCTTATTTGTTACAGTTTGGGCTAGTAAGTTCTAAGTGTCTTTGATGTGGCTGTCTTATATCAGGGCAGTGGTATAAATGGAATGCTAAACTCCCATTGGGGATATAAGCtttcagccacaagtctcaattGCAAACAACAGATCGAAGGAATGCAATATCACTCAGTGGTATTCTACTCTGGGTCTAGTCTAGGAGATCATTTCTACCCCTTTTTAAAATACATAATTGGCATAAAAGAAGAGACCTGTGATCTGATACTTGATCGAGTCTGGAGGGACTTGTCTGTTCTTACTGGTCAACTTCATTCAAATCTGGcaatatctatatagaaagcaTCACTCCTGTAAGCATTATGTTAATTGGCCTAGATGAACAAAGACCAAGACATGTCTCCCTGTCACTGAATGTGCGCGGTATGAAAACAATAAAGCCACTTAAGTTGAAGACAGTACTAGGCTTGGTCGAGATTGAGGATAAGGTTTTGCACGACGTAATGCAAATCAGATCAGATCTTGTGGCGCCGGGCGGAACACGGCTAGTATGAACTTACAAGTGTACTATCACGCGAGTGAGTACCGAAAGAGCTACTGTC encodes:
- a CDS encoding related to amidohydrolase family protein, yielding MAKTLFVNGRILSKTETGLNGNAHFSDCMLIQDDKIVVVGSRDDIPQNLGSDIQVRDLDQRVVLPSFIDGHMHLLLLGQSLRKLDLSRCTSLEDIRSCIKKYAAENPDTPTILCKGWRHYMTPGGVTAAMLDDLDPRPIFVDAGSLHSCWCNTAALKELEVQDMPDPAGGKIYRDADGKPSGLLDEGAMMSIIWPFQAKSSPKHERIEAIRAAVKEYNAAGYTGAVEMAMDEEAWDALVTLKETEPNLSLRIAAHWLIKPTANLEQNSKQVQRAIELSKLYNSSTSPELRLVGIKVITDGIVDACTAYLSEPYTTAGSPPPIWEPDFLEPVVREADAGGLQVALHAIGDGAVRMAINAIEKHATPGRRHRIEHLELVSPEDSKRLGRLGLTASIQPIHADPTALTMWPELIGEERYERAFAYREFADAGALMAIGTDSPTSPWSPMHNFHVAINRQSSKSPENPKIVHEHFRLGLCETFVAATEGAARSVFAEDRVGSLTPGKLADFIVVDMEWDPKTLLKAEVKETWFGGSRVF
- a CDS encoding related to monocarboxylate transporter, which produces MDTAKDIADDNPLAESSFSVDDASPKPIPNGGLLAWLQVAGSFCLYFCTWGLIASFGSFQTIYERDELSNHTPFQISVIGSLQTFLMVFSGFIVGPIYDSGYFRHLLVVGSTFIVIGTVLQSLSQKYWQYLLTQGLMIGIGAGCLSILSVAITSLWFTTKLPLVNGLAACGSGLGGVLLPIMIRELNAQTSLPWATRAMALLLLVLLLFSNLVLRPGPNPSGPAQRRQLLDKTAFTDWPYVLFVAGCFSVFLGMYTPFVYVQSYALDKRIASTDLAGNLLAILNSSSIFGRILPAFLAQTLGPMNTIISAAVLLATTSLCLISATRTPRLLVTVISQGFFTGSFFALQPTIFVRLTSDPRRIGTRFGMAFSVMSVALLFGPPVGGALRRSMSYTAAWVWAGLTVFFGGMLILCSRLLKDKKSLIV